In Ferviditalea candida, a single genomic region encodes these proteins:
- a CDS encoding IS110 family transposase: MKLFVGIDVSSEELEACFMNPEGDTLETLKVENNLYGAEHLRDRIVAMADKLPSSEIHIGLEATSVYSWHPAMYLHEQESLQNRNAKVFTINPKLINKFREAYADLDKTDRIDAWIIADRLRFGRLTTTIVMQERYVALQRLTRMRFHLVHNLTREKQYFLQNLFYKCNAFRTEVDSSVFGHAILEMLSEKYSLDDIAHMEVADLADYLKEKGRNRFPDPENVAKCIQKAARASYRLSKVVEDSIDLVLGASIQAIRSIQSQLKEIDKAIERMLDGMPGAQCLRSIPSIDRVYTAGILAEIGDIERFSDQAAVAKYAGLTWRKHQSGPFEAEDTKRIRSGNRFLRYYLVEAANSVKQREPEFGEYYRKKYREVPKHQHKRALVLTARKLVRLVDALLRNGQLYTPGRKVNTATH; encoded by the coding sequence TTGAAGCTTTTTGTCGGTATTGACGTCAGTTCCGAAGAACTGGAAGCGTGTTTCATGAACCCGGAAGGCGATACGCTTGAAACGCTGAAAGTCGAAAATAACTTGTACGGTGCCGAGCATTTACGCGATCGCATCGTTGCAATGGCGGACAAGCTCCCCTCTTCCGAAATTCACATTGGACTGGAAGCTACCTCGGTTTACAGCTGGCATCCGGCAATGTACCTACATGAGCAAGAGTCGCTCCAAAACCGAAACGCCAAAGTGTTTACCATCAATCCGAAACTGATCAACAAGTTTCGTGAAGCCTATGCTGACCTGGACAAGACCGATCGGATTGATGCCTGGATTATCGCTGACCGCTTGCGCTTCGGCAGGCTCACCACGACTATTGTGATGCAAGAACGGTATGTCGCTCTGCAACGGCTGACCCGTATGAGATTCCACCTAGTCCATAATTTGACGCGTGAGAAACAGTACTTCCTGCAAAACCTGTTTTACAAATGCAACGCCTTTCGCACCGAGGTCGACAGCTCTGTATTCGGTCACGCCATTCTGGAGATGCTCTCAGAGAAATATAGCCTCGACGATATCGCCCATATGGAGGTCGCCGACTTGGCCGATTATCTCAAGGAGAAGGGGCGCAATCGTTTCCCAGACCCCGAGAATGTCGCCAAGTGTATCCAGAAGGCCGCTCGCGCCTCATACCGTCTTTCCAAGGTCGTAGAGGATTCCATTGACCTGGTTCTAGGAGCCTCGATTCAAGCGATTCGGAGCATTCAGAGCCAACTCAAGGAGATCGACAAAGCTATTGAGCGTATGTTGGACGGTATGCCCGGCGCTCAGTGCTTACGCTCGATTCCCAGCATTGATCGAGTGTACACAGCGGGCATTCTGGCCGAGATCGGCGACATCGAGCGTTTTAGCGACCAAGCCGCTGTGGCCAAGTACGCCGGCCTCACATGGCGCAAACACCAGTCTGGTCCTTTTGAAGCCGAGGATACCAAACGTATTCGTTCCGGCAACCGATTCCTGCGCTACTACCTTGTTGAAGCTGCCAACTCGGTCAAACAGCGCGAACCGGAATTCGGTGAATACTACCGAAAAAAATACAGAGAAGTACCCAAGCACCAACACAAACGCGCCCTCGTCTTAACGGCAAGAAAACTTGTACGTC